One Streptococcus gallolyticus subsp. gallolyticus DSM 16831 DNA window includes the following coding sequences:
- the pgmB gene encoding beta-phosphoglucomutase, whose product MKGALFDLDGVITDTAIYHFAAWCQLVKTHFDADLPDELEEKTKGVSREDSLQIILDYLDIKVSKEEFAALAAEKNQLYVHTLENLSQNDILPGISELLIDLKQHGIKIALASASKNGPFILKKLGLTNSFDAIANPAKITSGKPAPDIFLAAAFALAISPYDCVGIEDSIAGVTAINKAGSVSIGVGEDELNHANKRFKTTSDLNYQDIKKAWQAYHRN is encoded by the coding sequence ATGAAAGGTGCTTTATTTGATCTTGACGGTGTTATTACTGACACAGCCATTTACCATTTTGCAGCTTGGTGTCAATTAGTAAAAACACATTTTGACGCTGACTTACCAGATGAACTAGAAGAAAAAACAAAAGGTGTTAGCCGTGAAGATTCTTTACAAATCATCCTTGATTACCTCGATATTAAGGTTTCTAAGGAAGAGTTTGCTGCTTTAGCTGCTGAAAAAAATCAACTTTACGTTCATACCTTGGAAAATTTATCACAAAATGATATTCTCCCAGGAATATCTGAACTTCTTATTGATTTAAAACAACACGGTATAAAAATCGCTCTTGCCTCTGCTAGTAAAAACGGACCATTCATTCTTAAAAAACTTGGTTTAACAAACTCTTTTGATGCTATCGCAAACCCTGCTAAGATTACCAGTGGCAAACCTGCTCCAGATATTTTTCTAGCAGCAGCCTTTGCTCTAGCTATCTCTCCTTATGATTGCGTAGGCATCGAGGACTCAATCGCTGGTGTTACAGCTATTAACAAAGCAGGAAGCGTCTCCATCGGTGTAGGTGAAGATGAGCTTAACCATGCCAATAAACGCTTTAAAACAACCTCTGACCTAAACTATCAGGACATCAAAAAGGCTTGGCAAGCCTATCATCGTAACTAA